In Apium graveolens cultivar Ventura chromosome 10, ASM990537v1, whole genome shotgun sequence, the following are encoded in one genomic region:
- the LOC141689314 gene encoding protein neprosin-like isoform X1, with translation MICRLEFRMKLLHCLVVLIFLYLVQCNSAARFSVKKKLKIQNLLKRLNKQPHKSIKSPDGDIIDCIPISHQPAFHHPLLQNHKIQLAPSYCPEGRFDDKKMNSSKSSIGLKPVKQLWHLNGKCAKGTIPVRRTKKGNVLRAGWIKNFGKNKKNINIPGPNSTEHQYDLDIQKHQHAIAYVDGDKYFGAQANINVWQPKVQEPTEFSLSQIWVTKGSFDAGDLNSVEAGWMVSEDLYGDNNTRLFTFWTRDAYKSTGCYNLLCSGFIQISQQMALGASISPVSSYNGAQYDISILIWKDPDGGNWWMKLLNINEVIGYWPASLFTNLADGADMIQWGGEAVNLASGGQHTTTQMGSGHFPGEGFNKASYFKNIQVVDGSNQLKDPDDVKTFTDQSSCYDVQNGKNGQWGTYFYYGGPGRNPKCP, from the exons ATGATTTGTAGGTTGGAATTTAGGATGAAGTTGCTGCATTGCTTAGTAGTGTTGATTTTTTTGTATTTAGTGCAATGCAATTCTGCTGCGAGGTTTTCTGTGAAGAAGAAACTTAAAATTCAGAATCTTTTGAAGCGTTTGAATAAACAACCACACAAATCCATCAAG AGCCCGGATGGCGATATCATTGACTGTATTCCCATTTCTCATCAACCTGCATTTCATCACCCACTCCTTCAGAATCACAAAATTCAG TTGGCGCCTAGTTACTGTCCAGAAGGGCGATTTGATGACAAAAAAATGAACTCCTCAAAGTCCAGTATAGGGTTAAAACCAGTTAAACAATTGTGGCATTTAAACGGAAAATGTGCTAAAGGAACAATCCCGGTAAGAAGAACAAAGAAAGGGAATGTTCTTAGAGCTGGCTGGATCAAGAATTTTGGTAAAAACAAAAAGAATATTAACATTCCTGGCCCAAATTCAACTGAACATCAATATGACCTTGACATTCAAAAACATCAG CATGCAATTGCTTATGTTGACGGGGACAAGTACTTTGGAGCACAGGCAAATATAAATGTTTGGCAACCAAAAGTTCAGGAACCAACTGAATTTAGCCTTTCTCAGATATGGGTTACGAAAGGTTCATTTGATGCTGGAGATCTTAACAGCGTTGAAGCTGGTTGGATG GTCAGTGAAGATTTGTATGGGGACAATAATACCAGACTTTTTACTTTCTGGACT AGGGACGCTTATAAATCTACGGGATGCTACAATTTGCTCTGCTCAGGTTTTATTCAAATCAGCCAGCAGATGGCTTTGGGGGCTAGCATATCCCCAGTTTCCAGCTATAATGGTGCTCAATATGATATCAGTATACTAATTTGGAAG GATCCTGATGGGGGAAATTGGTGGATGAAACTTCTGAATATTAACGAGGTCATAGGTTACTGGCCAGCCTCTTTATTTACAAATTTAGCAGATGGTGCAGATATGATCCAGTGGGGAGGGGAAGCTGTAAACTTGGCATCAGGTGGACAGCACACCACTACTCAAATGGGAAGTGGTCATTTTCCAGGAGAAGGATTTAATAAGGCTAGTTATTTCAAAAACATTCAAGTAGTTGATGGATCAAACCAACTAAAGGATCCAGATGATGTTAAGACTTTTACCGATCAGTCTAGCTGCTATGACGTCCAAAACGGAAAGAATGGGCAATGGGGTACTTACTTCTACTACGGTGGACCGGGAAGAAACCCAAAGTGTCCATGA
- the LOC141689314 gene encoding protein neprosin-like isoform X2 gives MICRLEFRMKLLHCLVVLIFLYLVQCNSAARFSVKKKLKIQNLLKRLNKQPHKSIKSPDGDIIDCIPISHQPAFHHPLLQNHKIQHAIAYVDGDKYFGAQANINVWQPKVQEPTEFSLSQIWVTKGSFDAGDLNSVEAGWMVSEDLYGDNNTRLFTFWTRDAYKSTGCYNLLCSGFIQISQQMALGASISPVSSYNGAQYDISILIWKDPDGGNWWMKLLNINEVIGYWPASLFTNLADGADMIQWGGEAVNLASGGQHTTTQMGSGHFPGEGFNKASYFKNIQVVDGSNQLKDPDDVKTFTDQSSCYDVQNGKNGQWGTYFYYGGPGRNPKCP, from the exons ATGATTTGTAGGTTGGAATTTAGGATGAAGTTGCTGCATTGCTTAGTAGTGTTGATTTTTTTGTATTTAGTGCAATGCAATTCTGCTGCGAGGTTTTCTGTGAAGAAGAAACTTAAAATTCAGAATCTTTTGAAGCGTTTGAATAAACAACCACACAAATCCATCAAG AGCCCGGATGGCGATATCATTGACTGTATTCCCATTTCTCATCAACCTGCATTTCATCACCCACTCCTTCAGAATCACAAAATTCAG CATGCAATTGCTTATGTTGACGGGGACAAGTACTTTGGAGCACAGGCAAATATAAATGTTTGGCAACCAAAAGTTCAGGAACCAACTGAATTTAGCCTTTCTCAGATATGGGTTACGAAAGGTTCATTTGATGCTGGAGATCTTAACAGCGTTGAAGCTGGTTGGATG GTCAGTGAAGATTTGTATGGGGACAATAATACCAGACTTTTTACTTTCTGGACT AGGGACGCTTATAAATCTACGGGATGCTACAATTTGCTCTGCTCAGGTTTTATTCAAATCAGCCAGCAGATGGCTTTGGGGGCTAGCATATCCCCAGTTTCCAGCTATAATGGTGCTCAATATGATATCAGTATACTAATTTGGAAG GATCCTGATGGGGGAAATTGGTGGATGAAACTTCTGAATATTAACGAGGTCATAGGTTACTGGCCAGCCTCTTTATTTACAAATTTAGCAGATGGTGCAGATATGATCCAGTGGGGAGGGGAAGCTGTAAACTTGGCATCAGGTGGACAGCACACCACTACTCAAATGGGAAGTGGTCATTTTCCAGGAGAAGGATTTAATAAGGCTAGTTATTTCAAAAACATTCAAGTAGTTGATGGATCAAACCAACTAAAGGATCCAGATGATGTTAAGACTTTTACCGATCAGTCTAGCTGCTATGACGTCCAAAACGGAAAGAATGGGCAATGGGGTACTTACTTCTACTACGGTGGACCGGGAAGAAACCCAAAGTGTCCATGA